Proteins encoded within one genomic window of Candidatus Omnitrophota bacterium:
- a CDS encoding PqqD family protein, with protein MKTKIPVKSGKTASRIIDGEAVIVLLDKQETIVLSDVGSRIWEIMDGKRNIDEISAAVISEFDATHEEALKDITEFIEDMVQRGAVEIK; from the coding sequence ATGAAGACAAAGATACCGGTCAAATCCGGCAAGACCGCTTCAAGGATCATAGACGGAGAGGCCGTTATCGTCCTTTTGGATAAACAGGAGACCATTGTTTTGAGCGACGTCGGTTCGCGCATATGGGAGATCATGGACGGGAAGAGGAATATCGACGAGATCAGCGCCGCGGTCATATCGGAATTCGACGCCACGCATGAAGAGGCGCTGAAAGACATCACCGAGTTCATAGAGGATATGGTACAAAGAGGGGCGGTAGAGATCAAATAA
- a CDS encoding radical SAM protein encodes MREVDTTKDQYLRIYRKTMDDFICFMAHWELTYKCNLGCRHCYAAGAKGRQEFSYEKARSVIDELKNMGCLYLTLSGGEVLMRDDFFDIASYAREQGFALRLMTNATLVDETVSGKIASLHPLAVETSIYAADKGLHDAITFSPGSFDKTIKAATLLREKNIKVVLKFLIMNDNIEEFRAVESLAGEIGADFVFDYCVVGRNDGSKGPLKYRLNEEKIKDFFVSNSIPLKKREADGDALLCIAGFNNIFITPHLDVYPCIGLNVKLGNLHEEKLGDIWRSSEGLKFVRNIKLPDLPECKRCGLVQFCFRCSGIALSEDGDIFGPSNFDCSVAKAIGEIVAERKELINDER; translated from the coding sequence ATGAGAGAAGTCGACACTACCAAAGACCAGTATTTAAGGATATACCGCAAGACAATGGATGATTTTATCTGCTTCATGGCCCATTGGGAATTGACCTATAAATGCAATTTAGGATGCAGGCATTGTTACGCCGCCGGGGCGAAAGGCAGACAGGAATTTTCTTATGAAAAGGCAAGATCCGTCATAGATGAGCTCAAAAATATGGGCTGTCTTTATCTTACCCTCAGCGGCGGAGAGGTTTTGATGAGGGATGATTTTTTTGATATCGCGTCATATGCGAGAGAGCAGGGTTTCGCCCTGCGGTTGATGACCAACGCCACTTTGGTCGACGAAACTGTCAGCGGGAAAATAGCGTCTCTCCATCCTTTGGCGGTCGAGACGAGCATATATGCCGCCGATAAGGGCCTGCACGATGCCATTACTTTTTCCCCGGGTTCTTTCGATAAGACAATAAAAGCAGCGACGCTTCTCAGGGAAAAGAACATAAAAGTCGTCCTTAAGTTCCTTATCATGAACGACAATATTGAAGAGTTTAGGGCTGTTGAGTCTTTAGCGGGGGAGATCGGCGCGGATTTTGTATTTGATTATTGCGTCGTGGGCAGGAACGACGGCTCGAAAGGCCCCTTGAAATACAGGCTCAATGAGGAGAAGATCAAAGATTTCTTCGTATCAAACAGTATCCCCCTTAAGAAAAGAGAGGCTGATGGCGATGCGCTTCTTTGCATCGCCGGATTCAATAATATTTTTATTACGCCCCATCTCGATGTTTATCCCTGTATCGGGTTGAACGTAAAATTGGGCAACCTCCATGAAGAGAAGCTTGGGGATATATGGCGTTCCTCGGAGGGGTTAAAGTTCGTAAGAAATATAAAACTGCCCGACCTCCCGGAATGCAAGAGATGCGGCCTCGTGCAATTTTGTTTTAGATGTTCCGGAATAGCGCTTTCCGAAGACGGCGATATTTTTGGACCGTCGAATTTTGATTGTTCGGTCGCAAAAGCAATAGGAGAAATTGTAGCGGAAAGAAAGGAATTGATAAACGATGAAAGATAG